One stretch of Malus domestica chromosome 14, GDT2T_hap1 DNA includes these proteins:
- the LOC103431187 gene encoding mini zinc finger protein 3-like, which produces MKKRQVVVKRDRSGRSSSTSSSMVRTVRYCECQKNHAANLGGYAVDGCREFMASGEDGTTEALTCAACGCHRNFHRREVETEVVCEYSPPNSYR; this is translated from the coding sequence ATGAAGAAGCGCCAAGTGGTGGTGAAACGAGATAGATCGGGGAGGAGCTCAAGTACTTCATCTTCAATGGTGCGAACTGTGAGGTATTGCGAGTGCCAGAAGAATCATGCTGCAAATTTAGGAGGGTATGCTGTTGACGGGTGTAGAGAATTCATGGCAAGTGGTGAGGATGGGACGACTGAGGCTCTTACATGCGCTGCTTGTGGTTGCCACAGAAATTTTCACAGAAGGGAAGTGGAAACTGAGGTTGTTTGTGAGTATTCTCCACCCAATTCTTATCGCTAA
- the LOC103455352 gene encoding gibberellin-regulated protein 6 yields the protein MAMAKLVCFLLLALLGISMAATQVMAKEQARNQLDSGGYGPGSLKSYQCPSQCTRRCSQTQYHKPCMFFCQKCCAKCLCVPPGFYGNKAVCPCYNNWKTQQGGPKCP from the exons ATGGCAATGGCTAAGCTTGTCTGCTTTCTGCTGCTAGCACTCCTTGGGATTTCCATGGCTGCAACCCAG GTTATGGCAAAAGAACAAGCCCGGAATCAATTGGACAGT GGAGGATATGGTCCTGGGAGTCTCAAGAGCTACC AATGCCCATCACAATGCACAAGGAGATGTAGCCAGACACAATACCACAAGCCATGCATGTTCTTCTGCCAGAAATGCTGTGCCAAGTGCCTCTGCGTTCCTCCTGGCTTCTACGGCAACAAAGCTGTGTGCCCTTGCTACAACAACTGGAAGACCCAGCAAGGAGGACCAAAATGCCCTTGA
- the LOC103455353 gene encoding probable arabinosyltransferase ARAD1, which translates to MLEKSRIPSKFFFYLITISVFLLISFSVFLLQFSNTSFAPAVFKLVVLNGTYFEPLVKSRDKNLPSFSSEVPRVDAKGSTKRCELGCQVSNSSKKLGFLEKKKMVACDSTQALLRVFMYELPPEFHFGLLGWKGKENQTWPNVKNLSLIPAYPGGLNLQHSIEYWLTLDLLSSSIPTVVRPCTVVRVHNSSQADVIFVPFFASLSYNRHSKLRGNEEVSVNKKLQGKLVQYLMGRDEWKRKGGKDHLLVAHHPNSMLDARKKLGSAMFVLADFGRYSAEIANLEKDIIAPYRHLVMTVQSSKSPSFNERPILLYFRGAIYRKDGGMVRKKLFYLLKDEKDVNFTFGSVQGQGINKASQGMASSKFCLNLAGDTPSSNRLFDAIASHCVPVIISDEIELPFEDVLDYSQFCIFVRSSYACKKGYLLNLLRGIKQETWTKMWERLKEVVHHFGYQYPSQPGDAVDMIWQAVSHKKSSTQFKFHSRQFKFHRKKRYDRSTSGIRTK; encoded by the exons ATGTTGGAAAAGAGTAGGATTCCATCGAAGTTTTTTTTCTACTTGATAACGATTTCGGTGTTCCTTTTAATCTCTTTTTCTGTCTTCCTACTTCAGTTTAGCAATACTTCTTTTGCACCCGCAGTGTTTAAGCTTGTTGTTCTTAATGGCACATACTTTGAGCCCCTCGTAAAAAGTAGGGACAAAAACCTTCCTTCCTTCTCTTCTGAGGTTCCTCGAGTTGATGCTAAAGGATCCACAAAAAGATGTGAATTGGGATGTCAAGTTTCCAATTCAAGCAAGAAGTTgggatttttagaaaaaaagaaaatggttgCTTGTGACTCGACGCAGGCTCTCTTGAGGGTGTTTATGTATGAGTTGCCTCCTGAGTTTCACTTTGGGTTATTGGGTTGGAAGGGTAAGGAGAATCAAACATGGCCAAATGTCAAAAACCTGAGTCTCATTCCGGCTTACCCAGGTGGCCTGAATTTACAGCACAGTATCGAATATTGGCTCACCCTTGATCTTCTATCATCAAGTATCCCAACTGTGGTTAGACCGTGCACGGTAGTCAGGGTGCACAATTCAAGTCAAGCAGATGTTATTTTTGTCCCATTCTTTGCATCTCTGAGTTACAACAGGCATTCTAAGCTTCGTGGAAATGAGGAAGTAAGTGTGAACAAGAAGTTGCAGGGCAAGTTGGTGCAGTATTTGATGGGTCGGGATGAATGGAAAAGAAAGGGTGGGAAGGATCATTTACTAGTTGCTCACCATCCAAATAGCATGTTAGATGCAAGAAAGAAGTTGGGCTCTGCCATGTTTGTGCTTGCGGATTTTGGAAGATACTCGGCTGAAATAGCAAATCTTGAGAAGGACATAATTGCTCCTTACAGACATTTGGTAATGACCGTTCAAAGCAGCAAATCACCCTCATTCAACGAGCGTCCTATACTATTATATTTCCGAGGAGCAATATACAGGAAAGAT GGAGGAATGGTACGGAAGAAATTGTTTTATCTTCTTAAAGATGAGAAAGATGTAAACTTCACTTTTGGTAGCGTTCAAGGACAGGGTATTAACAAGGCAAGCCAAGGAATGGCCTCATCAAAGTTTTGCCTGAATCTTGCTGGTGATACCCCTTCCTCAAATCGCCTATTTGATGCCATTGCTAGCCATTGTGTTCCTGTAATAATTAGCGATGAGATTGAGCTACCATTTGAAGATGTCTTAGACTACTCACAGTTTTGCATATTTGTTCGCTCATCTTACGCTTGTAAGAAGGGTTACCTACTGAATCTTCTCCGAGGAATCAAGCAAGAAACATGGACCAAGATGTGGGAAAGGTTGAAGGAAGTCGTACATCATTTCGGATATCAGTATCCATCCCAGCCAGGTGATGCAGTTGATATGATTTGGCAGGCAGTTTCTCATAAGAAATCCTCCACACAGTTTAAATTTCACTCCAGACAGTTTAAATTTCACAGGAAGAAGAGATATGACAGGTCAACTTCTGGTATAAGAACGAAATGA
- the LOC103455354 gene encoding uncharacterized protein: MGDHLVLCVDRFTKTESLQGSETPGSSVEGSSSQSAELPTCAIDVKGVGEKAIAEEEEEPLIQTVECRICQEEDSVKNLEVPCSCSGSLKFAHRKCVQRWCNEKGDIICEICHQSYQPDYTAPPPPPQSEDTTIDISDGWTISGTPLDLRDPRLLAMAAAERHLLEAEYDEYSDTNASGAAFCRSVALILMALLLLRHALTLPNGDGDDDDASTFFSLFMLRAAGFLLPCYIMAWAISILQRRRQRQEAAALAATEVAFMLQAGQRRGLQFTIAPGPAVTPHQEPIQ, encoded by the exons ATGGGTGATCACCTGGTGTTGTGTGTTGACCGCTTCACAAAAACTGAAAGCTTGCAAGGGAGTGAGACCCCAGGATCTTCTGTAGAGGGTTCAAGCTCCCAATCTGCTGAGCTACCCACTTGTGCCATTGATGTTAAGGGGGTCGGGGAGAAGGCTAtagctgaagaagaagaagagcctCTGATTCAGACGGTTGAATGTCGCATTTGCCAGGAAGAAGATAGCGTTAAAAATTTGGAGGTCCCCTGTTCTTGCAGCGGTAGCTTAAAA TTCGCTCATAGGAAATGTGTCCAGCGATGGTGCAATGAGAAGGGAGATataatttgtgaaatttgtcATCAG TCATACCAACCTGATTATACTGCCCCACCACCTCCTCCTCAGTCTGAAGATACCACAATTGACATCAG TGATGGTTGGACAATCTCTGGTACCCCTTTGGATTTGCGTGATCCTCGACTATTAGCAATGGCAGCGGCTGAACGTCACTTACTAGAGGCCGAATATGATGAGTATTCTGACACAAATGCTAGTGGAGCAGCCTTTTGCCGCTCTGTTGCTCTAATT TTAATGGCTCTTCTCCTCTTGAGGCATGCATTGACCCTCCCCAATGGTGACGGGGATGATGATGATGCATCCACTTTTTTTTCT CTTTTCATGCTCCGGGCTGCTGGTTTTCTTCTCCCGTGCTACATTATGGCTTGGGCCATCAGCATATTACAACGTCGAAGGCAAAGACAG GAAGCAGCAGCACTTGCAGCAACTGAGGTTGCATTTATGCTGCAGGCAGGGCAACGCAGGGGCTTGCAGTTCACAATAGCTCCAGGACCTGCAGTGACTCCCCATCAGGAGCCAATTCAATGA